The window ACCGGCCAGGACGTCTGTCGGATAGTGAACGCCGAGCACGAGCCGCGAGGCGAGCATCGGCGGTACCAGGGCGGGCACCAGGTTACGCCCGGTCAATCCGGAGTAGAGCACCGCCGCCGCCGTCGTGGACGTCGCGTGCGACGACGGGAAGCTCAGCCTGCTCGGCGTGCCGACCAGGACCTCGACGCTCGGGTGGTCCGGTCGCGGCCGCCTGACCACGCGTTTCACCGCGATCGACGCCGCGTGCGCGCCCACGACGCCGGCCGACGCGACCAGCCAGTCCTTGCGTCGCTTCTTGTCGACGACCGCCCCGATGAGACCGAGGCCGAACCAGCCCAGCGCGTGCTCGCCGAAGTGCGACATGCCGCGCGCGGCTTTCACCGAAGCTTCACTCTTCAGAAAGCCCTGCGCCTTGGCCAGGACCGCCACCTCTCCGGTGGGCTGCCCCTTCTCAAGCATCGAGGGACCCGTCGAGCGGCGCGCCGTCGGTCAGGTGCGGGGCGATCTTGTTGTCGAACGCCGACAGCGCCGAGCCGATGGCCATGTGCATGTCGAGGTACTTGTAGGTGCCGAGCCGGCCGCCGAACAGCACGTTCCGCTCGCGCGCCTCGACCTTGGCCAGCTCGCGGTAGGCCTCGAGCTTCTCGCGGTTCTCCGGCGTGTTGATCGGGTAGTACGGCTCGTCTTCCTCGCCCGCGAAGCGGGAGTACTCGCGGAAGATGACCGTCTTGTCCTTGGGGTAGTCCCGCTCCGGGTGGAAGTGGCGGAACTCGATGATCCGGGTGTACGGGACTTCCTGGTCGTTGTAGTTCACGACCGAGGTGCCCTGGAAGTCACCGGTCTCGGCGACCTCGGACTCGAAGTCGACGGTGCGCCAGGTGAACCGGCCTTCGGAGTAGCCGAAGTAGCGGTCCAGCGGCCCGGTGTAGACGGTCGGGGTGCCGGCCGGGATGTGCTCGCGCACGTCGAAGTAGTCGACGTTCAGCCGGATCTCGATGTTCTCGTGCTCGGCCATCTTCTCGAGCCACGCGGTGTACCCGTTGACGGGCAGGCCCTCGTAGGTGTCGTTGAAGTAGCGGTTGTCGAAGTTGTACCGGACCGGCAGGCGGGTGATGATGTTCTCGCCCAGGTTCTTGGGGTCGTTCTCCCACTGCTTCGCGGTGTAACCCCGGATGAACGCCTCGTAGAGGGGACGGCCGACCAGCGAGATCGCCTTCTCCTCGAGGTTCTGCGCGTTGGCCGTCTCGAACTCGGACGACTGCTTGGCGATCAGCTCGCGGGCCTCGTCCGGGGTGTGCGACTTGCCGAAGAACTGGTTGATCAGGCCCAGGTTCATCGGGAACGAGTAGACCTGGTCCTTGACCCGCGCGAACACGCGGTGCTGGTAGTTCGTGAACTCGGTGAAGCGGTTCACGTACTCCCAGACGCGCTTGTTCGAGGTGTGGAACAGGTGCGCGCCGTACTTGTGCACCTCGATCCCGGTCTCCGGGTCCGGCTCCGAGTACGCGTTGCCGCCGAGGTGGCTGCGCCGCTCGAGGACGAGGACCTTCTTGCCCAGCTCGGCCGCGGCCCGTTCGGCGACGGTCAGGCCGAAGAAACCGGACCCGACGACGACGAGGTCGTAACCTGCGAAATCGTCTTCAGTAATCTTGGCGGGGTTCGTGTGCGCGCTCACGGGCGTCGAGGGTACGGGGGTCGATTACCGGGCCCGCACCCGACTATCACATTTCGGCCTACGACACACCTGGAAAGCAGTGCCTGCACCCGAGGACTTCTGGAGCTACTTCGCCGCCGTGGTCACCTATGTGGCCGTCCTGGCGGTGCCTGGCGGCGTCGTGGGCTGGGCCGCCGGGGTCCGCGGCTGGGCGCTGGCCGGGCTCGCGCCGCTGCTCAGCTACGCCCTCGCCGGCCTGGCCGGCCCGTGGCTGGCGATCATGCACGTGCCGTACGGGCCGCCGAGCGTCGCCGCCTGCACCCTGCTGCTCGCCGCCGTGCTCTACGGCCTGCGCCGGCTCTCCATCGCGCGCGGCTGGATGACGCCGGGCGCGGAGGAGCCGCCGCAGCCGTGGACCCGCCGGGCGCACCTGGCCGTCGCCGCCTGCGTGGCGGTCGCCACCGCCGTGTCGATCGCCGTCGTGATCACCGGCCGCGGCGGGACGACCGCGGTGTTCCAGCGCTGGGACACCGTCTTCCACGCGAACGGCATCCGCTACATCGCCGACACCGGCGACGGCTCCCTGACCGGCATGGGCACCATCAACTGGTATCCCGACGGCTCCTTCTACCCGAACGCCTACCACCTGGTCGGCGCCCTGGTCTACCAGCTGTCGGGCACGTCGATCCCGGTCACGCTCAACGCCGTCACGATGCCGATCGCCGGCCTGTTCGCGCTGGCCATGGTCGCGCTCGTGCGCCAGCTCGGCGGCCGAGCGGTGTTCGCCGGCAGCGCGGCGCTGGTCGCGGGCGGCGCGACGACCGGGGCGTACGAGTCGGTGTCGAGCGGGCTGCTGCCGTTCGCACTCGGGATCGTGCTGACGCCGCTGGCGGTGGTCGCGCTGCAGCGGTTCGTCGTGCGGCCGGGCGTCGACACCGGCGCGGTGCTGGCGCTGTGCGCGACCGGCCTGCTCGCCGCGCACTCGAGCGCGCTGTTCGGGGCGCTGCTGTTCGCGTTCCCGCTGGTCGTGCAGCGCTGGTACCGGGCCCTGCGTGGCAAGCGCGTCGACGGCGTCCCCGAGGGCCGCGCGGCCTGGCGGGTGATCGGCGACGACGTCCTGCGGATGGTGCCGGTCATGGTGGCGGCCGGGCTGCTGGCTGCCCCGATGATCCTCGGCGCGATCACCTTCACGTCCGGGTCGTACCCGTACCACCCCTGGGGCTCCCACATGCCGGTGTGGAAGGCACTGGCGATGCTGGCGACGTTCAAGCAGGTGCTGCCGGTGCCGCAGGTCTGGCTGACGGTGTTCCTCGCGCTCGGCGTGCTGACGCTGGTGGCGCTGCGCCGGATGCGCTGGGTCGTGCTCTCGGCGATCGGGCTGTCCGCGCTGTTCGTGGTCGTCGCGTGCTTCGGCGGCGAAGACTGGGTGATCAGCCTGTCGCGGCCCTGGTGGAACGACCGGTTCCGGCTGATGGCCCTGGCGGCGATCCCGATGTGCCTGCTCGCCGCGCACGGCATGAGCGAAGCCCAGCGCTGGGTGGCGAAGGCCGCGAGCGGCCGCGCGTGGGTGCGCGCCCGGCCGTGGCTGACCGGCCGGGTCGGGCCGGCGACGGCGG of the Amycolatopsis sp. NBC_01488 genome contains:
- a CDS encoding DUF6541 family protein translates to MPAPEDFWSYFAAVVTYVAVLAVPGGVVGWAAGVRGWALAGLAPLLSYALAGLAGPWLAIMHVPYGPPSVAACTLLLAAVLYGLRRLSIARGWMTPGAEEPPQPWTRRAHLAVAACVAVATAVSIAVVITGRGGTTAVFQRWDTVFHANGIRYIADTGDGSLTGMGTINWYPDGSFYPNAYHLVGALVYQLSGTSIPVTLNAVTMPIAGLFALAMVALVRQLGGRAVFAGSAALVAGGATTGAYESVSSGLLPFALGIVLTPLAVVALQRFVVRPGVDTGAVLALCATGLLAAHSSALFGALLFAFPLVVQRWYRALRGKRVDGVPEGRAAWRVIGDDVLRMVPVMVAAGLLAAPMILGAITFTSGSYPYHPWGSHMPVWKALAMLATFKQVLPVPQVWLTVFLALGVLTLVALRRMRWVVLSAIGLSALFVVVACFGGEDWVISLSRPWWNDRFRLMALAAIPMCLLAAHGMSEAQRWVAKAASGRAWVRARPWLTGRVGPATAVLLVVAMGVLTGGFYRAANAKTVSLLYYNGLPGETVPPVSQDEIDAMEHLGTLGIPADQKVLNDRMDGTAWMYALTGVRPVAGHYDAGVAPPDALYLAMHFGDYDSDPQVRAATQRLNIHYVLVGSGTIRRDTPIAPGLRHLDGHDFVREIYRNPGAVIYRIVK
- the glf gene encoding UDP-galactopyranose mutase, producing MSAHTNPAKITEDDFAGYDLVVVGSGFFGLTVAERAAAELGKKVLVLERRSHLGGNAYSEPDPETGIEVHKYGAHLFHTSNKRVWEYVNRFTEFTNYQHRVFARVKDQVYSFPMNLGLINQFFGKSHTPDEARELIAKQSSEFETANAQNLEEKAISLVGRPLYEAFIRGYTAKQWENDPKNLGENIITRLPVRYNFDNRYFNDTYEGLPVNGYTAWLEKMAEHENIEIRLNVDYFDVREHIPAGTPTVYTGPLDRYFGYSEGRFTWRTVDFESEVAETGDFQGTSVVNYNDQEVPYTRIIEFRHFHPERDYPKDKTVIFREYSRFAGEEDEPYYPINTPENREKLEAYRELAKVEARERNVLFGGRLGTYKYLDMHMAIGSALSAFDNKIAPHLTDGAPLDGSLDA
- a CDS encoding phosphatase PAP2 family protein, with product MLEKGQPTGEVAVLAKAQGFLKSEASVKAARGMSHFGEHALGWFGLGLIGAVVDKKRRKDWLVASAGVVGAHAASIAVKRVVRRPRPDHPSVEVLVGTPSRLSFPSSHATSTTAAAVLYSGLTGRNLVPALVPPMLASRLVLGVHYPTDVLAGAALGGLVGGLIRRKLKKNP